The sequence below is a genomic window from Thermoanaerobaculia bacterium.
TCCGGTTCGCCCTCGGCGATTTCTTCCGCGATCTCCTCCCCGTCCTCGACAACTTCGAGCGGGCGCTCGGGCACGCGCCGGCGGCCGCCGACGACGAGTACCGCCAGGGGATCGAGCTGATCTACCGCCAGTTCTCCGACGCGCTGAAGAAGCGGGGCCTGACCGAGGTGCCGACCACGGGAGCGTTCGATCCGAACGTGCACGAGGCGGTCGCGCGCGAGGAGACCGCGGGCGTCGAGCCGAACACGATCGTCGCGGTCCTCCAGAAGGGGTATTACCTCAACGACCGCCTGCTCCGGCCGGCGTTCGTCAAGGTCGCGATCCCCCCGCACGAAGAGAAGGGATAGCGGCGCTTGGGAAAGATCATCGGCATCGACCTCGGCACGACGAACTCCTGCGCCGCCGTCCTCGAGGTCTCCCAGCCGGTCGTCCTGGCCAACCGCGAGGGCGCCCGTACGACACCTTCGGTCGTCGGCCTGACGGAAGACGGCGAACGGCTCGTCGGCCAGATCGCGAAACGGCAGGCGATCACGAATCCGGTGAACACGATCTTCGCGACGAAGAGGCTCATCGGCCGGAAATTCCGCTCCGAAGAGGTCGCCCGCGCCCGGGAGATCCTCCCCTACGAGATCACCGAAGCCCCCAACGGGGACGTCAAGATCCGCGTCCGGGGCCGGGACTACAGCCCCGAGGAGATCAGCGCTTTCGTGCTGAAGGAAATCCGGGAGTTCGCGGAGGACGCGCTCGGCGAGGAGATCACCGAGGCGATCATCACGGTCCCGGCGTACTTCGACGACGCGCAGCGGCAGGCCACGAGAGACGCCGGCCGGCTCGCCGGTCTGGAAGTCCAGCGCATCATCAACGAGCCGACGGCGGCGGCGCTCGCCTACGGCGCGAACCGGCGGGGGAGCGAGACGGTCGCCGTCTACGACCTCGGCGGAGGGACGTTCGACATCTCGATCCTCCAGCTCGGCGACGGAATCTACGAGGTGAAGTCGACGTCGGGCGACACGTACCTCGGCGGCGAAGACTTCGACAAACGGATCATGGACTGGCTCCTCGAGGACTTCCAGAAATCGACCGGCATCGACCTTCGCCAGGACCGGATGGCGCTCCAGCGCCTCAAGGAGGCCGCGGAAAAGGCCAAGTGCGAGCTCTCGACGGCGACCGAGGCGACGATCACCCTTCCCTTCATCTCGGCCGACGCGACCGGGCCGAAACACATCAACCGCGTGCTCACGCGGGGCGTCTTCGAGACGCTCGTCGCGGATCTCATCGAGCGCACGGCGGGGCCGTGCCGGGACGCGCTGCAGGCGGCCGGGCTCCGCCCCCAGGAGATCGACACCGTGATCCTGGTGGGGGGGCAGACCCGCACCCCGAAAGTCCAGCAGATGGTCAAGGAGATCTTCGGGAAGGAGCCGTCGCGCGACATCAATCCCGACGAGGTCGTCGCCGTCGGCGCGGCCATCCAGGGAAGCGTCCTCCGTGGAGAGATCAAGGACGTGGTCCTCCTCGACGTCACGCCGCTCTCCCTCGGCATCGAGACGCACGGCGGGATCTTCGAGAAGCTGATCGAGCGGAACGCGACGATTCCGACGAAGAACTCGAAGATCTTCACGACCGTCGTCGACAATCAGTCCGCCGTCGAGATCCACGTGCTCCAGGGGGAGCGCGGCCTCGCCCGGGACAACAAGTCTCTCGGGCGCTTCGACCTGATCGGCATCCCGGCCGCGCCGCGCGGCGTGCCGCAGATCGAGGTGACGTTCGCGATCGACTCGAACGGGATCGTGAGCGTCTCCGCGCGCGACCAGGCGACGGGCAAGGCGCAGGGGATCCAGATCACGCCGGCCGGCGGCCTTTCCGCGCGCGAGATCGAGAAGCTGATCCGGGAGGCCGAGGAAAACACGGCCGCGGACGAGCAGCGGCGCGAGCTGCGGCGCACGCGAACGCGGCTCGAGGGCCTCGTCGCGTCCAACGAGAGGGTCTTCGGCGAATTCGGGAAGCTCCTCTCGGCCGACGAGCGGGAGAGGGTGCAGGAGACGTTCAAGCGCGCGCACCAGGCGTGCGTGTCCGAGATCGAGAAGGACATCCAGAACGCGCTCGCCGACATGCAGGGAATCTCGAAGGTCCTCACCCAGGCGATGCTGAAGCGCAACCCCTCGCCGCCCGCCGCATGAAGCGCGACTACTACGAGATCCTCGGCGTCGGCCGCGACGCCGGCGCGGCGGAGCTCAAGTCCGCGTACCGGAAGCTCGCGATCCAGTTCCACCCGGACAAGAACCCGGGCGACCCGGAGGCCGCCGAGAGGTTCAAGGAGGCATCGGAGGCGTACGCCGTCCTCTCGGACGCCGAGAAGCGCCAGCGCTACGACCGGTTCGGCCACGAGGGACTGCGCGGGGGCGCCGGCGGATTCGATCCCTCGGCGTTCGGCGATTTCGCCGACCTGTTCGGGCAGTTCTTCGGCGGCGGATTCGGGCGATCGGCATCCCCGCCGGGCGAGGACCTCGTCGCGCGCCTCGAGATCACCTTCGAGCAGGCCGCCTTCGGCACCGAGCAGTCGGTCACGGTCGAGCGGTACGAGCGCTGCGAGGAGTGCGGCGGGTCCGGCGCCGAGAAGGGGACCCGCCCCACGACGTGCGCGACCTGCCGCGGACGCGGCCAGGTTCGCTTTTCCCAGGGCTTCTTCACGATGGCGCGGACGTGTCCGGCCTGCCGCGGCGAGGGAACGCGGATCGAGAAGCCGTGCCCGTCCTGCCGCGGGGAGGGGCGCCGCCCCGCCGAGAGGAGCCTCACCGTGCGGATCCCCGGCGGCGTCGAGACCGGAACGCGCCTGCGGCTCGCGAGCGAGGGCAACGCCGCCCCCCGCGGCGGCGTCGCCGGGGACCTGTACGTCGTCCTCGACGTGGCGGAGCACGATCTCTTCCGCCGCGAGCGCGACGACGTGATCCTCGACCTCGAGCTGCCGTATCCGGTCTTCGTCCTCGGAGCGGAGATCGAGGTTCCGACGCTCGACGGGGAGGAGAAGATCACGATCGCTCCGGGAACGTCCTCCCAGGCCGAGATCCGCCTGCGCCGGAAGGGGGTCGCGCGCCTCGGCGCCTCCGGTCGCGGAGACCAGATCGTCCGCCTCGCCGTCAAGGTGCCGAAGTCGCCCTCGAAGGAGGAGCGCGAGCTCCTCGAAAGCTACGCCCGCCTCGTCGGCGCGCCGGCGCCGAAGAAGAGCAGCTTCGCGAAGGTGAAGAAGATCTTCGAGAGCTGACGTCCCGGAAGTCGCTTTCGGTTCTTCCGGAGCGCCCGGGGGCGGGCGGCCCGTCGCCGTGGCGGACACGGCCGGGTTCGCGTATAGTTTTCCGCCAAAAGGGGAGGAAAATATGCGCGCCCGCAAAGCCGGTACGGTTCTCGCCGGGATTTCCTGCCTGGTCGTGTTCGCAGGCTTCGCCGTTCGCGTGGTGGCGGATTGTTCGAGCTTCGGCCTTCCGTTCACCGATCTCGGAACGACGAGCTTCTGCGCCCAGATCGCCGAGGCGTACTACACGGGTTTGAGCAACGGCACGAGCGCCACGACGTACTCGCCGACGCAGAACGTCCCGCGCGAGCAGATGGCGGCGTTCGTGACGAGGACGCTCGACAAGAGCCTCTCGCGCGGGAGCCACCGGGCCGCCCTCCAGCGGTTCTGGACGCTCACGCCGCACTTCGACATCAACTTCGGCGTGACGGCGGTCGGCACGACCCCGGAAAGCATCGCGCCCGACGGCACGGACGTCTGGGTCGGGGCCAACGACGGCACCGTCACCCGCGTGCGCGGCTCCGACGGAGCGGTCCTCGATACGTGGACGACGGGAGCAGGGGTCGGCGACTGCGCGGTCCTCGCGGTCATGGGGAAGGTGTTCGTGAGCGCGGACGGGACCCTCTACTCGATCGATCCGACGCACGACCACACGACGGCGCCGACGCAGCTCGCTGCCGCGCACATGGCGCTCGCGCTGGCATTCGACGGTTCGAAGATCTGGAGCGCGGCCGACGAAGCCGGAATCGACATCTTCACCCCGGGAGCATCGACGCCGTGGTCGTACGTGAATTTCCAGGGGAGCAGCCCCGATCCCTCCCAGCCGCCCAGCATTCCGAGCGGAATCGTCTGGGACGGCGCGAACATGTGGACTCCCGATCGCGGCGACGGGACGCTGAAGAAGCTGAGCACCGACGGATCGACGACCGTTCAGAACGTGGACCTCGGCGGGCTCGGCACCTCGACGGGCGGGATCGTGTTCGACGGCACGAACCTCTGGGTACCGACATCGAAGGACTCGGTCTACTCGGTCTACGTCGTCCGCGCCTCGACCGGGTCCGTCGTGCGGATCCTGACGGGAAACGGGCTCTCCGGCCCGGGCGCGATCGCGTTCGACGGACAGCGCATCCTCGTGGCCAACAGCAACTCGACCGTGTCGCTCTTCCAGGCGACGTCGCTCGAGCCGATCGGGAGCTTCCCGACGGGGGCCGCGCTCGGTTTCGCGGCGGCGAGCGACGGGCTGAACTTCTGGCTCACCCTGCCGCTCGCGAATCAGCTCGTCCGTTACTGAGAGTCGAGCGATCGCGGGGGAGGGTCGGCCGGCGTCCCTCGTCTCCGGCTGACGCCAGCGCCGAGCGAGCGTCCGGGCGCGTGTCCGGAACGGGGCTTTCGGTCCCGTCCCGAAGTGTCGACGCGCGGGGCGCTCCGCCACGAATCGCATCGCTGTCTTCGACGAGACAGGAACGAAGGCGATTCCGATGCATGCATGATCGCCGCCTGACCGACGCCGGGAGAGGTCGCGCCGGCGCTCGCCACGCCGTTGGCTGTATGATCGACACCATTTCAGAAAAGAGGGTTCATGCGCTTTTTCCGGGACATCTCTAAGTTCTTCGCCGTGTTGTGCTGCGCGGTCATGTTCGGCGGCTTCGGCCTGCGTGTTCTCGCGGACTGTTCCGCGTTCGGCCTGCCTTTCACCGATCTCGGGACGACGTCCTTCTGCGCCCAGATCGCCGAGGCGTACTACACGGGTTTGACCAACGGCACGAGCGCGACGGCCTATTCGCCGACCCAGAACGTTCCGCGCGAACAGATGGCGGCCTTCGTGACCCGCACACTCGACAAGAGCCTGTCGCGGGGAAGCCGGCGGGCGGCGCTCCAGCAGTTCTGGACGACGACGCCCGAATACGCCAACGGCCTGGGGACGGTGACCGTGGGCTCCGGAGGGGGAATCCTGGCCCAGAGCGACGGCGAGAACGTGTGGGTTCCCTTCTCTGCTTCCGTGTACAGCGTTCACACGAGCGACGGTAAGGTGACGGGGCCCTGGACCGGAGCGACGGGGGCTTACGGGGTTGTCGTGGCGATGGGAAAGGTGTTCATCTCGGGATCGGGCAGCCCGGGCGCGCTCTTCATGATCGATCCGAGCGCCGCTCCCACCGCGGTGACGACCGTCTCGAGCTCCCTGGGGGACGTTCCGAACGGCCTGACGTTCGATGGGCAGAGCATCTGGACCGCGAACGAATCCGG
It includes:
- a CDS encoding S-layer homology domain-containing protein translates to MRFFRDISKFFAVLCCAVMFGGFGLRVLADCSAFGLPFTDLGTTSFCAQIAEAYYTGLTNGTSATAYSPTQNVPREQMAAFVTRTLDKSLSRGSRRAALQQFWTTTPEYANGLGTVTVGSGGGILAQSDGENVWVPFSASVYSVHTSDGKVTGPWTGATGAYGVVVAMGKVFISGSGSPGALFMIDPSAAPTAVTTVSSSLGDVPNGLTFDGQSIWTANESGSVSKITPTGVGTWSVGTVSTGGGSAPRSAIFDGQHVWVSDAGVNHALLELDSAGAILKTVTVGQSPGQIVFDGTNIWAPNFDNSVSVVRVSDGLVVATLTGNGLNQPAAAAFDGQRILVTNSGDSSVSLFQATSLAPIGHVATGLPGIFGSCSDGRDFWIVSTGTNKIARF
- the dnaK gene encoding molecular chaperone DnaK, with the protein product MGKIIGIDLGTTNSCAAVLEVSQPVVLANREGARTTPSVVGLTEDGERLVGQIAKRQAITNPVNTIFATKRLIGRKFRSEEVARAREILPYEITEAPNGDVKIRVRGRDYSPEEISAFVLKEIREFAEDALGEEITEAIITVPAYFDDAQRQATRDAGRLAGLEVQRIINEPTAAALAYGANRRGSETVAVYDLGGGTFDISILQLGDGIYEVKSTSGDTYLGGEDFDKRIMDWLLEDFQKSTGIDLRQDRMALQRLKEAAEKAKCELSTATEATITLPFISADATGPKHINRVLTRGVFETLVADLIERTAGPCRDALQAAGLRPQEIDTVILVGGQTRTPKVQQMVKEIFGKEPSRDINPDEVVAVGAAIQGSVLRGEIKDVVLLDVTPLSLGIETHGGIFEKLIERNATIPTKNSKIFTTVVDNQSAVEIHVLQGERGLARDNKSLGRFDLIGIPAAPRGVPQIEVTFAIDSNGIVSVSARDQATGKAQGIQITPAGGLSAREIEKLIREAEENTAADEQRRELRRTRTRLEGLVASNERVFGEFGKLLSADERERVQETFKRAHQACVSEIEKDIQNALADMQGISKVLTQAMLKRNPSPPAA
- the dnaJ gene encoding molecular chaperone DnaJ, producing the protein MKRDYYEILGVGRDAGAAELKSAYRKLAIQFHPDKNPGDPEAAERFKEASEAYAVLSDAEKRQRYDRFGHEGLRGGAGGFDPSAFGDFADLFGQFFGGGFGRSASPPGEDLVARLEITFEQAAFGTEQSVTVERYERCEECGGSGAEKGTRPTTCATCRGRGQVRFSQGFFTMARTCPACRGEGTRIEKPCPSCRGEGRRPAERSLTVRIPGGVETGTRLRLASEGNAAPRGGVAGDLYVVLDVAEHDLFRRERDDVILDLELPYPVFVLGAEIEVPTLDGEEKITIAPGTSSQAEIRLRRKGVARLGASGRGDQIVRLAVKVPKSPSKEERELLESYARLVGAPAPKKSSFAKVKKIFES
- a CDS encoding S-layer homology domain-containing protein, encoding MRARKAGTVLAGISCLVVFAGFAVRVVADCSSFGLPFTDLGTTSFCAQIAEAYYTGLSNGTSATTYSPTQNVPREQMAAFVTRTLDKSLSRGSHRAALQRFWTLTPHFDINFGVTAVGTTPESIAPDGTDVWVGANDGTVTRVRGSDGAVLDTWTTGAGVGDCAVLAVMGKVFVSADGTLYSIDPTHDHTTAPTQLAAAHMALALAFDGSKIWSAADEAGIDIFTPGASTPWSYVNFQGSSPDPSQPPSIPSGIVWDGANMWTPDRGDGTLKKLSTDGSTTVQNVDLGGLGTSTGGIVFDGTNLWVPTSKDSVYSVYVVRASTGSVVRILTGNGLSGPGAIAFDGQRILVANSNSTVSLFQATSLEPIGSFPTGAALGFAAASDGLNFWLTLPLANQLVRY
- the grpE gene encoding nucleotide exchange factor GrpE; amino-acid sequence: MVDRRDDEPPEDPGEEDVVMVEAPSETLEEILAEEEAEARRAADPAAGSGTELADARREIAELRDRELRKLAEFENFKKRTEREKSDYFRFALGDFFRDLLPVLDNFERALGHAPAAADDEYRQGIELIYRQFSDALKKRGLTEVPTTGAFDPNVHEAVAREETAGVEPNTIVAVLQKGYYLNDRLLRPAFVKVAIPPHEEKG